One window of the Nitrospiraceae bacterium genome contains the following:
- a CDS encoding FAD-dependent oxidoreductase yields MHTKWEVVILGGGFAGLACARRLEKLWGKDTAKRVLLVSAENYFVYQPFLSEVIGAGIEPRHVMNPIRLALRRCMVQRAEVTTIDLQQRRIEFNAEEGIRLKPVEAEHLVIALGSSTNLRAIPGMMEHGLFLKTLADALGIREHIIKRLEEADLEPNPDIRQSLLHFVVVGGGYSGVETAGEILDLLQDARRFYPAFDPSELQVTLVHSGPYLLPELDEDLGRFAQRSLESRGMTVLLNRRASSVSAGYIRLHDGTRLESQNPICTIGNAPNPVLTELSAEYAKGWLITDEFLRLKGFTHVWGIGDGAANPDGYGNQAPPTAQFAIKLGRHAAENIALSSSGKPLRPFRYKTLGQMATIGHHKGVCSIFGFRFSGFFAWWLTRTIHLLKLPGLDRKLRVMVDWTFELFFPPDLNYLDLKKTQKIARLHVEPGDVIFRQGEEGSAFYVVEKGSLEAVRYHENGEVLWRDELIPGDHFGEGSFLYGVVRRVTVTAKTAATIMVFNSKEFKAFVGSFQSLSGILRYTAQRGPQEDVLGETRWTTELLSSPVEAVMKQSAPCLPEAATINEAILAFGNGSQTLLPIVDAEGKMTGILTKTDVYRAMTHGQDFGESVDTIAKHEVAALHEGQAVREALRVLYMKDVKQAPVLDHQSRPIGILSHMDIAEARIRLEHRASDRRHASSVDTPE; encoded by the coding sequence CTGGTTAGCGCGGAAAACTATTTCGTCTACCAACCCTTTCTTTCGGAGGTGATCGGAGCGGGGATCGAACCGCGCCATGTCATGAACCCCATTCGACTGGCGCTGCGCCGCTGCATGGTGCAACGTGCCGAAGTCACGACCATCGATCTGCAGCAACGACGAATCGAATTCAATGCCGAGGAGGGGATAAGGCTGAAACCCGTCGAAGCGGAACACCTGGTCATCGCGTTGGGAAGCAGCACCAATCTCCGTGCGATACCGGGCATGATGGAGCACGGGTTATTTTTGAAGACGCTGGCTGATGCACTGGGAATCCGGGAACATATCATTAAACGTCTTGAAGAGGCGGATCTTGAGCCAAACCCGGATATTCGGCAGTCCCTCCTCCATTTCGTGGTCGTCGGTGGTGGATATAGCGGTGTCGAAACCGCTGGTGAAATTCTTGATTTGTTGCAAGATGCCAGACGATTTTATCCCGCATTTGACCCGTCGGAACTGCAAGTTACTCTGGTGCATTCGGGCCCATATCTACTCCCTGAACTGGACGAAGACCTCGGACGTTTTGCTCAACGGTCTCTTGAATCGCGCGGAATGACGGTCCTGCTGAACCGACGGGCATCCTCTGTCAGCGCAGGATATATCCGGCTACATGATGGCACCCGCCTCGAATCACAGAATCCGATCTGTACGATTGGAAACGCCCCGAATCCGGTCCTGACAGAATTGTCAGCTGAGTATGCCAAGGGATGGCTCATCACCGACGAGTTTCTACGCCTCAAGGGATTTACTCATGTATGGGGCATTGGAGATGGAGCGGCCAATCCGGATGGCTATGGGAATCAAGCACCGCCGACGGCTCAATTCGCGATCAAACTTGGCCGGCATGCGGCCGAGAACATCGCCCTATCCTCATCTGGCAAACCCCTTCGTCCCTTCCGCTACAAAACGCTGGGCCAAATGGCGACCATCGGCCACCATAAGGGCGTCTGCTCGATTTTCGGGTTCCGGTTCAGCGGATTTTTTGCATGGTGGTTGACCCGGACCATTCATCTACTGAAATTGCCTGGACTCGACCGCAAGCTGCGGGTCATGGTCGATTGGACCTTTGAACTTTTTTTCCCGCCGGATCTGAATTACCTGGACCTGAAAAAAACGCAAAAGATTGCGCGCCTGCATGTGGAACCGGGCGATGTGATTTTCCGACAGGGAGAAGAAGGTTCCGCCTTCTATGTGGTTGAGAAAGGGTCACTAGAAGCCGTGCGATACCATGAAAATGGCGAAGTGCTATGGCGTGACGAACTGATTCCGGGAGATCATTTTGGAGAAGGATCTTTTTTATATGGTGTGGTGCGGCGCGTCACGGTGACGGCCAAAACGGCGGCTACGATCATGGTGTTTAATTCTAAGGAATTCAAAGCATTCGTCGGGAGCTTCCAAAGTCTGAGCGGGATTCTCCGCTATACGGCGCAACGAGGACCTCAAGAAGACGTATTGGGCGAAACACGGTGGACGACGGAACTGCTCTCCTCTCCCGTCGAAGCCGTGATGAAACAATCCGCACCGTGTCTTCCGGAAGCCGCCACGATCAATGAGGCGATCCTGGCCTTTGGAAATGGTTCACAGACCTTGTTGCCCATCGTGGATGCGGAAGGAAAAATGACCGGCATTCTGACAAAAACGGATGTCTATCGGGCCATGACCCATGGCCAGGATTTTGGTGAGTCCGTCGACACGATCGCCAAGCATGAGGTCGCGGCCCTTCATGAGGGACAGGCCGTGCGCGAAGCCTTACGGGTGTTGTACATGAAAGATGTGAAACAGGCCCCGGTGCTGGATCATCAATCCCGGCCGATAGGGATATTGAGTCACATGGATATTGCCGAGGCAAGAATTCGGCTTGAACATCGGGCATCAGATAGACGGCACGCTTCCTCTGTAGACACACCTGAGTAG
- a CDS encoding type II toxin-antitoxin system HicA family toxin has translation MKREELVRHLRSHTCELLREGGRHSWWHNPQLNKRSAIPRHKEISDQLAKKICKDLGVPSIK, from the coding sequence ATGAAACGGGAGGAACTGGTTCGCCACCTTCGATCACACACATGTGAGCTGTTGAGGGAAGGTGGTCGGCATTCCTGGTGGCATAATCCTCAGCTCAATAAACGGTCGGCTATCCCAAGACATAAAGAAATCAGTGACCAACTCGCAAAGAAAATCTGCAAAGATCTCGGAGTGCCTTCCATAAAATAA
- a CDS encoding type II toxin-antitoxin system HicB family antitoxin has product MNQAYTAVIKKDAGWWIGWIEEIPGVNCQESTREELLATLKITLKEALEFNRQEALGAAGSNFEEEPIGV; this is encoded by the coding sequence ATGAATCAAGCATATACGGCTGTGATTAAAAAAGACGCTGGATGGTGGATCGGGTGGATCGAAGAAATTCCTGGCGTCAACTGCCAAGAGAGCACCCGTGAGGAATTACTTGCAACCCTCAAGATCACTCTAAAGGAAGCGCTAGAATTTAATCGACAAGAAGCCCTGGGAGCGGCCGGATCCAATTTCGAAGAAGAGCCTATCGGAGTATGA